From a single Streptomyces rubradiris genomic region:
- the allB gene encoding allantoinase AllB, with translation MSDAELVLRSTRVITPEGTRAATVTVSGGKITAVLPYDAEVPATARLEDVGDHVLLPGLVDTHVHVNDPGRTEWEGFWTATRAAAAGGITTLIDMPLNSLPPTTTVEHLRIKQDVARDKAHIDVGFWGGALPDNVKDLRPLHDAGVFGFKAFLSPSGVDEFPHLDQDQLAQSMAEIAGFDGLLIVHAEDPHHLESAPQHGGPKYADFLASRPRDAEDTAIANLIAQARRLNARVHVLHLSSSDALPLIRAARAEGVRVTVETCPHYLAFTAEEVPDGASEFKCCPPIRESANQDLLWEALADGTIDCVVTDHSPSTADLKTDDFATAWGGIAGLQVSLPAVWTEARKRGHTLEDVVRWMSARTAELAGLTHKGAIEAGRDADFAVLAPDETFTVDPAGLQHRNRVTAYAGRTLYGVVKSTWLRGERIVADGEFTEPKGTLLSRTR, from the coding sequence GTGTCCGACGCTGAACTGGTGCTGCGCTCGACGCGAGTGATCACTCCGGAGGGCACGCGGGCGGCCACGGTCACCGTGTCCGGCGGGAAGATCACGGCCGTCCTGCCGTACGACGCCGAGGTCCCGGCCACGGCCCGGCTGGAGGACGTCGGCGACCACGTGCTGCTGCCCGGCCTGGTCGACACCCACGTGCACGTCAACGACCCGGGCCGCACCGAGTGGGAGGGCTTCTGGACCGCCACCCGCGCGGCGGCGGCCGGCGGCATCACCACCCTGATCGACATGCCGCTGAACTCCCTGCCGCCCACCACCACGGTCGAGCACCTGCGGATCAAGCAGGACGTGGCCCGGGACAAGGCGCACATCGACGTCGGCTTCTGGGGCGGTGCCCTGCCCGACAACGTCAAGGACCTGCGCCCGCTGCACGACGCCGGGGTCTTCGGCTTCAAGGCCTTCCTCTCCCCGTCCGGCGTGGACGAGTTCCCGCACCTCGACCAGGACCAGCTCGCCCAGTCGATGGCCGAGATAGCCGGGTTCGACGGGCTGCTCATCGTGCACGCCGAGGACCCGCACCACCTGGAGAGCGCCCCCCAGCACGGCGGCCCCAAGTACGCCGATTTCCTCGCCTCCCGCCCGCGCGACGCCGAGGACACCGCCATCGCGAACCTCATCGCGCAGGCCCGGCGCCTCAACGCCCGCGTGCACGTGCTGCACCTGTCCTCCAGCGACGCCCTGCCGCTGATCCGCGCCGCCCGCGCCGAGGGCGTGCGCGTCACGGTGGAGACCTGCCCGCACTACCTCGCCTTCACCGCCGAGGAAGTCCCGGACGGCGCCAGCGAGTTCAAGTGCTGCCCGCCCATCCGCGAGTCCGCCAACCAGGACCTGCTGTGGGAGGCGCTGGCCGACGGCACCATCGACTGCGTGGTCACCGACCACTCGCCCTCCACCGCCGACCTGAAGACCGACGACTTCGCCACCGCCTGGGGCGGCATCGCCGGCCTCCAGGTGAGCCTGCCGGCGGTGTGGACCGAGGCCCGCAAGCGCGGCCACACCCTGGAGGACGTCGTCCGCTGGATGTCCGCGCGGACCGCGGAGCTGGCCGGCCTGACCCACAAGGGCGCCATCGAGGCCGGCCGCGACGCCGACTTCGCCGTCCTCGCCCCCGACGAGACCTTCACCGTCGACCCGGCCGGCCTCCAGCACCGCAACCGGGTCACCGCCTACGCCGGCAGGACCCTGTACGGCGTCGTCAAGTCCACCTGGCTGCGCGGCGAACGCATCGTCGCCGACGGCGAGTTCACCGAACCGAAGGGGACGCTGCTCAGCCGGACCCGCTGA
- a CDS encoding IclR family transcriptional regulator, producing MPTSSASTTDSAKPSAAGGVQSLERAFDLLERMADAGGEVGLSELSAASGLPLPTIHRLMRTLVACGYVRQQTNRRYALGPRLIRLGESASRLLGTWARPYLARLVEETGETANMALLDGDEIVYVAQVPSKHSMRMFTEVGRRVLPHSTGVGKALLAGVPDDEVRALLARTGMPAATEKTITTPEGFLSALEEVRRMGYAVDDNEQEIGVRCLAVSVPDSPTAAAISISGPAGRVTETATEKIVPVLQQIARELSAALASQNQG from the coding sequence GTGCCGACGTCCAGCGCCAGCACCACCGACTCCGCCAAGCCCTCCGCCGCCGGCGGGGTGCAGTCCCTGGAGCGCGCCTTCGACCTGCTCGAGCGGATGGCGGACGCGGGCGGCGAGGTGGGCCTGAGCGAACTGTCCGCGGCCAGCGGCCTGCCGCTGCCCACCATCCACCGGCTGATGCGCACACTGGTCGCCTGCGGCTATGTGCGCCAGCAGACCAACCGGCGCTACGCGCTCGGCCCCCGCCTGATCCGCCTCGGCGAGTCCGCCTCCCGGCTGCTCGGCACCTGGGCCCGGCCGTATCTGGCCCGGCTGGTGGAGGAGACCGGCGAGACGGCCAACATGGCGCTGCTCGACGGCGACGAGATCGTGTACGTCGCCCAGGTGCCGTCCAAGCACTCGATGCGGATGTTCACCGAGGTGGGCCGGCGGGTCCTGCCGCACTCCACCGGCGTCGGCAAGGCGCTGCTCGCCGGGGTCCCGGACGACGAGGTGCGCGCGCTGCTGGCCCGCACCGGCATGCCCGCGGCCACCGAGAAGACCATCACCACGCCGGAGGGGTTCCTCTCGGCGCTGGAGGAGGTGCGGCGGATGGGCTACGCGGTGGACGACAACGAGCAGGAGATCGGGGTGCGCTGTCTGGCGGTGTCCGTGCCCGACTCCCCCACGGCGGCGGCCATCTCCATCTCGGGGCCGGCCGGACGGGTCACGGAGACGGCCACGGAGAAGATCGTGCCCGTGCTCCAGCAGATCGCCCGCGAACTCTCCGCGGCCCTGGCCAGCCAGAACCAGGGATGA
- a CDS encoding DUF5955 family protein — MGRAVLRSLGQRPVTGVDEDPRVAELRTAVSRLRRQLAALRADFPDRAIAEDELAALAAMAAAGVPEIPRLRASLLLIAGAIGSMSALARGLSQVRAAVDLFGEPPRG, encoded by the coding sequence ATGGGGAGGGCTGTGTTGCGGAGCTTGGGGCAGAGGCCGGTGACCGGCGTCGACGAGGACCCGAGAGTGGCGGAATTGCGTACCGCCGTGTCCCGGCTGCGCCGCCAACTCGCCGCGTTACGGGCGGACTTCCCCGACCGGGCGATAGCCGAGGACGAGCTGGCGGCCCTGGCCGCGATGGCCGCCGCAGGCGTCCCGGAGATCCCGCGGCTGCGCGCCTCCCTGCTGCTGATCGCCGGCGCGATCGGCTCGATGAGCGCGCTGGCCCGGGGACTGTCGCAGGTGCGCGCCGCCGTCGACCTGTTCGGCGAGCCGCCCCGCGGCTGA
- a CDS encoding NTP transferase domain-containing protein → MTENRELHGEVAGLLLAAGGGRRLGGRPKALLTHRGRPLVEHAVGVLRAAGCGRIHVVLGAAADEVRARAELVGCVLVDNPDWAEGMGSSLRAGLASLAGTGARAALAGLVDQPGIGPAAAARVLGAYRDERSLVSAAYDGVRGHPVLFGAAHWAGIAETATGDRGARTYLQAHRAELRLVECGDVAEPYDIDTEADLSHLE, encoded by the coding sequence ATGACGGAGAACCGGGAACTTCACGGGGAGGTCGCGGGGCTGCTGCTCGCCGCCGGCGGCGGCAGACGGCTCGGCGGACGCCCCAAGGCACTGCTGACACACCGGGGCCGGCCCCTGGTCGAGCACGCGGTGGGGGTGCTGCGCGCGGCCGGGTGCGGGCGGATCCACGTGGTGCTGGGCGCGGCGGCGGACGAGGTGCGGGCCCGCGCCGAACTGGTCGGCTGTGTGCTGGTGGACAACCCGGACTGGGCCGAGGGCATGGGCTCATCGCTGCGCGCGGGACTGGCCTCGCTCGCCGGCACGGGGGCGCGCGCGGCGCTGGCGGGCCTGGTCGACCAGCCCGGCATCGGACCGGCCGCGGCGGCCCGGGTGCTGGGTGCCTACCGGGACGAGCGGTCGCTGGTCTCGGCCGCCTACGACGGGGTACGCGGCCATCCGGTGCTGTTCGGGGCGGCGCACTGGGCGGGCATCGCCGAGACGGCCACCGGCGACCGCGGGGCCCGGACCTATCTCCAGGCGCACCGGGCGGAGCTGCGGCTCGTGGAGTGCGGGGACGTGGCCGAGCCGTACGACATCGACACCGAGGCGGACCTGAGCCACCTTGAGTGA
- the aceB gene encoding malate synthase A, protein MSAPAPSPLAIVDAESLPRQEEVLTDAALAFVAELHRRFTPRRDELLARRAERRAEIARTSTLDFLPETAAIRADDSWKVAPAPAALNDRRVEITGPTDRKMTINALNSGARVWLADFEDASAPTWENVVLGQLNLIDAYTRNIDFTDERTGKSYALRPNEELATVVMRPRGWHLTERHLVDADGTPVPGALVDFGLYFFHNAQRLLDLGKGPYFYLPKTESHLEARLWNEVFVFAQDYVGIPQGTIRATVLIETITAAYEMEEILYELRDHASGLNAGRWDYLFSIVKNFRDGGAKFVLPDRNAVTMTAPFMRAYTELLVRTCHKRGAHAIGGMAAFIPSRKDPEVNKVAFEKVRADKDREANDGFDGSWVAHPDLVPIAMESFDKVLGDKPNQKDRLREDVRVTAADLIAIDSLDAKPTYDGLVNAVQVGIRYIEAWLRGLGAVAIFNLMEDAATAEISRSQIWQWINAGVEFAGGEKVTPELARKVAAEELDAIRKEIGEEAFAAGHWQEAHDLLLQVSLDEDYADFLTLPAYERLRG, encoded by the coding sequence ATGTCCGCACCAGCGCCGTCCCCGCTGGCCATCGTCGACGCCGAGTCCCTGCCCCGGCAGGAGGAGGTCCTCACCGACGCGGCGCTCGCCTTCGTGGCGGAGCTGCACCGGCGGTTCACCCCGCGCCGTGACGAACTCCTCGCCCGCCGGGCCGAGCGCCGCGCCGAGATCGCCCGCACCTCCACCCTCGACTTCCTGCCGGAGACGGCCGCCATCCGCGCGGACGACTCCTGGAAGGTCGCCCCGGCCCCGGCCGCGCTGAACGACCGGCGCGTCGAGATCACCGGGCCCACCGACCGGAAGATGACCATCAACGCGCTCAACTCGGGCGCCCGGGTCTGGCTCGCCGACTTCGAGGACGCCTCCGCACCCACCTGGGAGAACGTCGTCCTCGGCCAGCTCAACCTGATCGACGCCTACACCCGGAACATCGACTTCACCGACGAGCGCACCGGCAAGTCGTACGCGCTGCGGCCGAACGAGGAGCTGGCGACCGTCGTCATGCGTCCGCGCGGCTGGCACCTGACCGAGCGCCACCTCGTCGACGCCGACGGCACGCCGGTCCCCGGTGCCCTCGTCGACTTCGGCCTGTACTTCTTCCACAACGCCCAGCGGCTGCTCGACCTCGGCAAGGGTCCGTACTTCTACCTGCCCAAGACCGAGTCGCACCTCGAAGCCCGGCTGTGGAACGAGGTGTTCGTCTTCGCCCAGGACTACGTCGGCATCCCGCAGGGCACCATCCGCGCCACCGTCCTGATCGAGACGATCACGGCGGCGTACGAGATGGAGGAGATCCTCTACGAACTGCGCGACCACGCCTCCGGGCTGAACGCCGGCCGCTGGGACTACCTGTTCTCCATCGTGAAGAACTTCCGTGACGGCGGCGCCAAGTTCGTCCTCCCGGACCGCAACGCGGTCACGATGACGGCCCCGTTCATGCGGGCGTACACCGAACTCCTGGTCCGCACCTGCCACAAGCGGGGTGCGCACGCCATCGGCGGCATGGCGGCCTTCATCCCGTCCCGCAAGGACCCGGAGGTCAACAAGGTGGCCTTCGAGAAGGTCCGCGCCGACAAGGACCGGGAGGCGAACGACGGTTTCGACGGCTCCTGGGTCGCCCACCCCGACCTGGTGCCCATCGCCATGGAGTCCTTCGACAAGGTCCTCGGCGACAAGCCCAACCAGAAGGACCGGCTGCGCGAGGACGTGCGCGTGACGGCGGCCGACCTGATCGCCATCGACTCCCTCGACGCCAAGCCGACGTACGACGGCCTGGTCAACGCCGTCCAGGTCGGCATCCGTTACATCGAGGCCTGGCTGCGCGGGCTCGGCGCCGTCGCCATCTTCAACCTGATGGAGGACGCGGCCACCGCCGAGATCTCCCGCTCGCAGATCTGGCAGTGGATCAACGCCGGGGTCGAGTTCGCGGGCGGCGAGAAGGTCACCCCGGAGCTGGCCCGCAAGGTCGCCGCCGAGGAACTCGACGCCATCCGCAAGGAGATCGGCGAGGAGGCCTTCGCGGCCGGCCACTGGCAGGAGGCGCACGACCTGCTGCTCCAGGTGTCCCTGGACGAGGACTACGCCGACTTCCTCACCCTGCCGGCGTACGAGCGGCTGCGCGGCTGA
- a CDS encoding HipA family kinase, which translates to MLREVTATRYIQPLRSGGSVPGVVEADDLGTYVVKFTGSAQGHKALVAEVIVGELARALGLRFPELVLVRFDPAIAAAEPHQEVRDLHGASAGVNLGMDYLPGARDFTPEIARTFPVDPLEAGRIVWLDALTVNVDRTVHSSNLMVWPTLGTAPARLWLIDHGAALVFHHRWDTTTPGRRYDFRHHALGHYGPDVRAADAELAPRVTEELLRGIVAEVPDAWLAEDAAFATPDDVRDAYVGYLLDRVRLSAEWLPTDFPSREQLAAEEAARAARTQAGRPDWLKRVPDLHGKPAAEQDWSAHLG; encoded by the coding sequence ATGCTGAGAGAAGTCACCGCCACCCGCTACATCCAGCCCCTCCGCTCCGGCGGCTCCGTCCCCGGTGTCGTAGAGGCCGATGATCTCGGCACGTATGTCGTCAAGTTCACCGGCTCCGCGCAGGGGCACAAGGCGCTGGTCGCCGAGGTGATCGTCGGGGAACTCGCCCGGGCGCTCGGGCTGCGCTTTCCCGAGCTGGTGCTCGTGCGCTTCGACCCCGCCATCGCCGCCGCCGAGCCGCACCAGGAGGTGCGGGATCTGCACGGTGCCAGCGCGGGGGTGAATCTCGGGATGGACTATCTGCCGGGGGCTCGGGACTTCACGCCGGAGATCGCCCGGACCTTCCCGGTGGACCCGCTGGAGGCCGGCCGGATCGTCTGGCTGGACGCGCTGACCGTCAACGTCGACCGTACGGTTCACAGCTCCAACCTGATGGTCTGGCCCACGCTCGGCACCGCGCCGGCCCGGCTGTGGCTCATCGACCACGGTGCCGCGCTCGTCTTCCACCACCGCTGGGACACCACGACCCCGGGTCGGCGGTACGACTTCCGGCACCACGCCCTCGGCCACTACGGCCCCGATGTGCGCGCCGCCGACGCGGAGCTCGCGCCCCGGGTGACCGAGGAGCTGCTGCGCGGGATCGTCGCCGAGGTGCCGGACGCCTGGCTCGCCGAGGACGCCGCCTTCGCCACGCCCGACGACGTCCGGGACGCCTACGTCGGCTATCTGCTGGACCGGGTGCGGCTCTCGGCCGAGTGGCTGCCCACCGACTTCCCGAGCCGCGAACAGCTGGCGGCCGAGGAGGCCGCCCGCGCGGCCCGGACCCAGGCGGGCCGCCCGGACTGGCTGAAGCGCGTCCCCGACCTGCACGGCAAGCCGGCGGCCGAGCAGGACTGGTCGGCACATCTGGGCTGA
- a CDS encoding PadR family transcriptional regulator — translation MALRNAVMAALLEREASGYDLAKEFDASVANFWTTTPQQLYRELERMESEGLVAARVVEQERRPNKRLFSLTDAGLAAVRAYVAEPPRKPTAIRDELLVKVQCADFGDIEAVRAAVRDRMRHAADKLARYERLRERLLQGRSEDDYFAEAERIGPYLTLLRGMSFERENLRWGELTLRRLQQRASAGASSAGPGDTP, via the coding sequence ATGGCATTGCGCAACGCGGTCATGGCCGCCCTGCTGGAACGCGAGGCATCGGGATACGACCTCGCCAAGGAGTTCGACGCGTCCGTCGCCAACTTCTGGACGACCACGCCGCAACAGCTCTATCGCGAGCTGGAGCGCATGGAGAGCGAGGGACTCGTCGCCGCCCGGGTCGTCGAGCAGGAACGCCGCCCCAACAAGCGTCTTTTCTCCCTCACCGACGCCGGCCTGGCCGCCGTCCGCGCCTACGTCGCCGAACCGCCCCGCAAGCCCACGGCGATCAGGGACGAACTCCTGGTCAAGGTCCAGTGCGCCGACTTCGGCGACATCGAGGCCGTCCGCGCCGCGGTACGGGACCGCATGAGGCACGCGGCGGACAAGCTCGCCCGCTACGAGCGCCTTCGCGAGCGGCTCCTGCAAGGCCGGAGCGAGGACGACTACTTCGCGGAAGCCGAACGGATCGGCCCCTACCTGACCCTGCTGCGCGGCATGTCCTTCGAACGCGAGAACCTCCGCTGGGGCGAGCTCACACTCCGCAGACTCCAACAGCGCGCCTCGGCAGGGGCCTCCTCCGCCGGGCCGGGAGACACGCCCTGA
- a CDS encoding nuclear transport factor 2 family protein — protein sequence MHPFRQAVENRDHAAVEALLAENVVFTSPIAFKPYPGKAITAAILRGVLRVLQDFAYVREIAGPDGRDHAFVFTATIDGRQIQGCDFLHFDEKGKIDDFTVMVRPLSAAKALSEAMGAQFDRITREATEVAGR from the coding sequence GTGCATCCGTTCCGTCAGGCTGTCGAGAACCGTGACCACGCGGCCGTCGAGGCCCTCCTCGCCGAGAACGTGGTCTTCACCAGCCCGATAGCCTTCAAGCCGTATCCGGGCAAGGCGATCACCGCCGCGATCCTGCGCGGTGTGCTGCGCGTCCTCCAGGACTTCGCCTACGTCCGTGAGATCGCCGGCCCCGACGGCCGTGACCACGCCTTCGTCTTCACCGCCACCATCGACGGCAGGCAGATCCAGGGCTGCGACTTCCTCCACTTCGACGAGAAAGGCAAGATCGACGACTTCACCGTCATGGTCCGTCCGCTCTCCGCCGCCAAGGCCCTCTCCGAAGCCATGGGCGCCCAGTTCGACCGGATCACCCGCGAAGCCACCGAGGTGGCCGGCCGCTGA
- a CDS encoding 3-dehydroquinate synthase II family protein: MKLCWLDVRATKGAKKAIVEEAVHQRVDGIVSANPADFKGLPPTVKKVLLPQGKELPSELGAADVVILGPELIGRKAELAKTHPAVEFGRFVEIIDAPTLEDACEAARTERWSLLLFRDPTKIPLEIVIAAAAEATGSIITVAADVEEAEIIFGVLEHGSDGVMMAPAAVGDATALKAAAEAQPGELALVELEITETSHIGMGERACVDTCSHFREDEGILVGSHSKGMILCVSETHPLPYMPTRPFRVNAGAIHSYTVAGEGGRTNYLSELKTGSKLLAVDVKGQTRVVTVGRVKIESRPLISIDAVAPNGQKVNLVLQDDWHVRVLGPGGAVLNSTELKPGDKVLGYLPTADRHVGYPINEFCLEK, encoded by the coding sequence ATGAAGCTGTGCTGGCTCGACGTGCGCGCGACCAAGGGCGCCAAGAAGGCCATCGTGGAGGAGGCCGTCCATCAGCGGGTCGACGGCATCGTGTCCGCCAACCCGGCCGACTTCAAAGGGCTTCCGCCCACCGTCAAGAAGGTGCTCCTCCCGCAGGGCAAGGAGCTGCCCTCCGAGCTGGGGGCGGCGGACGTCGTGATCCTCGGCCCCGAACTGATCGGCCGCAAGGCGGAGTTGGCCAAGACCCACCCGGCCGTCGAGTTCGGCCGGTTCGTCGAGATCATCGACGCCCCGACCCTGGAGGACGCCTGTGAGGCGGCCCGGACGGAACGCTGGAGCCTGCTGCTCTTCCGTGACCCGACCAAGATCCCGCTGGAGATCGTGATCGCCGCCGCGGCCGAGGCCACCGGCTCCATCATCACGGTCGCCGCGGACGTCGAGGAGGCCGAGATCATCTTCGGCGTGCTGGAGCACGGCAGCGACGGCGTGATGATGGCGCCCGCCGCGGTCGGCGACGCCACGGCGCTCAAGGCCGCCGCCGAGGCGCAGCCCGGGGAACTGGCCCTGGTGGAGCTGGAGATCACCGAGACATCGCACATCGGCATGGGCGAGCGGGCCTGCGTGGACACCTGCTCGCACTTCCGTGAGGACGAGGGCATCCTGGTCGGCTCGCACTCCAAGGGCATGATCCTGTGCGTCAGCGAGACGCACCCGCTGCCCTACATGCCCACCCGTCCGTTCCGGGTCAACGCCGGCGCCATCCACTCGTACACCGTGGCGGGCGAGGGCGGCCGGACCAACTACCTCAGCGAGCTGAAGACGGGCAGCAAGCTGCTCGCGGTGGACGTCAAGGGACAGACCCGCGTGGTCACCGTCGGCCGGGTGAAGATCGAGTCCCGTCCGCTCATCTCCATCGACGCGGTGGCGCCGAACGGGCAGAAGGTCAACCTGGTCCTGCAGGACGACTGGCACGTCCGCGTCCTCGGCCCCGGCGGCGCGGTGCTCAACAGCACCGAACTCAAGCCGGGCGACAAGGTGCTCGGCTACCTCCCCACCGCCGACCGCCACGTGGGCTACCCGATCAACGAGTTCTGCCTGGAGAAGTAG
- a CDS encoding 2-amino-3,7-dideoxy-D-threo-hept-6-ulosonate synthase has protein sequence MPLHTAFARSVRLQRLHRHHAGRLFIVPLDHSVTDGPLVAPAGLDRLVGELADNHVDAVVLHKGGLRQVDPARFNRTSLIVHLSASTVHAPDPHAKYLVADVEESLRMGADAVSVHVNLGSLEEKQQIADMARVADACDRWNVPLMAMMYPRGPQITEPRDPALVAHAAGLAADLGADIVKTLAVEDPGAMADITRSCPIPIVVVGGPRQSDPDALDAYVGRALAAGAAGVAMGRNVFQAPAPGATARRLARIIHEEPARVPGPRHELTGVR, from the coding sequence GTGCCGCTTCACACGGCGTTCGCCCGTTCGGTCAGGCTGCAGCGCCTGCACCGCCATCACGCCGGGCGCCTGTTCATCGTTCCGCTCGACCACTCGGTCACCGACGGGCCTCTCGTCGCCCCCGCCGGACTCGACCGGCTGGTGGGCGAGTTGGCCGACAACCACGTCGACGCCGTCGTTCTGCACAAGGGCGGACTGCGCCAGGTCGATCCCGCGAGGTTCAACCGGACCTCACTGATCGTCCACCTCAGCGCCAGCACCGTGCACGCACCCGATCCGCACGCCAAGTACCTGGTCGCGGACGTCGAGGAGAGCCTGCGGATGGGCGCCGACGCGGTCAGCGTCCACGTCAACCTCGGCTCGTTGGAGGAGAAGCAGCAGATCGCCGACATGGCGCGGGTCGCCGACGCCTGCGACCGCTGGAACGTGCCGCTGATGGCGATGATGTACCCACGCGGCCCGCAGATCACCGAACCCCGTGACCCGGCCCTCGTCGCCCACGCCGCCGGTCTCGCCGCGGACCTGGGCGCGGACATCGTGAAGACCCTGGCCGTCGAGGACCCGGGGGCGATGGCCGACATCACCCGGTCCTGCCCCATCCCGATCGTCGTCGTCGGCGGGCCCCGGCAGAGCGACCCCGACGCCCTGGACGCCTACGTCGGCCGGGCCCTGGCGGCGGGCGCGGCCGGTGTGGCGATGGGCCGCAATGTGTTCCAGGCACCGGCCCCCGGGGCCACCGCCCGGCGGCTCGCCCGCATCATCCACGAGGAACCGGCCCGGGTGCCCGGCCCGCGCCACGAGCTGACCGGCGTGCGCTGA
- a CDS encoding LysR family transcriptional regulator, whose protein sequence is MNGSDLELRDLRYFVAVAEELNFKRAAERLGITQPPLSRAIQTLERRLGVALLIRTTRRAELTDAGRTLLRESRHVLDAAEAAVRRTTRAAQTAGELVVAVKPGGHAGLLKDIVAAYEAVPGAVPVRMALGGWGEQSAMLRAGHADVALVRDLFDTRGLDHEVVVAEPRLAVLRRDHPLAGADVLTRRQLLHLPVPYWPGASPRLARYRAALDLLPGAEEAPRGPRAADLVQLLEIVAMGECVAFLSASTAGQYPHADLVHVPVVDISPSVVSVAWPQEARSRAVAEFVAAALRVAARETGRGEARGDTTRGDAHGDTPPGDAPW, encoded by the coding sequence ATGAATGGCTCCGACCTCGAACTTCGCGACCTCAGGTACTTCGTGGCGGTCGCCGAGGAGCTGAACTTCAAACGGGCGGCCGAGCGGCTCGGCATCACTCAGCCACCGCTGTCCCGGGCCATTCAGACCCTGGAGCGGCGCCTGGGCGTGGCCCTGCTGATCCGCACCACCCGGCGGGCCGAACTCACCGACGCCGGACGGACCCTGCTGCGCGAGAGCCGCCACGTGCTGGACGCGGCCGAGGCGGCGGTGCGCCGCACCACCCGGGCGGCCCAGACCGCCGGGGAGCTGGTGGTCGCGGTGAAACCGGGCGGGCACGCCGGACTCCTCAAGGACATCGTCGCCGCGTACGAGGCGGTACCGGGCGCCGTCCCGGTACGCATGGCGCTGGGCGGCTGGGGCGAGCAGTCCGCCATGCTGCGCGCCGGACACGCCGATGTCGCCCTGGTCCGGGACCTGTTCGACACCCGCGGCCTCGACCACGAGGTGGTGGTGGCCGAACCACGCCTCGCCGTGCTGCGCCGGGACCACCCGCTGGCCGGCGCCGACGTGCTGACCCGCCGTCAACTCCTGCACCTGCCCGTCCCGTACTGGCCGGGCGCCTCACCCCGCCTGGCCCGCTACCGTGCGGCCCTCGACCTGCTGCCCGGCGCCGAGGAGGCTCCGCGCGGCCCCCGGGCGGCCGATCTGGTGCAGCTCCTGGAGATCGTGGCGATGGGGGAGTGCGTGGCCTTCCTGTCCGCCTCGACGGCCGGCCAGTACCCGCACGCCGACCTCGTCCATGTGCCCGTCGTGGACATCAGCCCGAGCGTCGTCTCGGTCGCCTGGCCGCAGGAGGCGCGCTCCAGGGCCGTGGCGGAATTCGTCGCCGCGGCCCTGCGCGTCGCCGCCCGGGAGACCGGACGCGGTGAGGCGCGCGGTGATACGACCCGTGGTGACGCGCACGGTGATACGCCCCCTGGTGACGCCCCCTGGTGA
- a CDS encoding DMT family transporter, translating to MAASRTAVGVACGVTTGLVWGGMFTITKSAYGHVDPYHLAAARFVIAAAVFAVILWVREGRTAFRLEGRALRLWGLATVGFAGFNLCTYVGLQSIPAQSSALVMATMPLVTVLVMWGRTRKAPPAVTLLLVLCALLGVALVLGDGNPARVVTGGVGFGGLLTLFGVAGWVFYTTGAAGFASWSPLRYTTLSCLLGTASIVVITAVCDVTGAIGRPSPSDYVAVWPQLGYVVFAATTVATLTWNMAFRSLGPSNGVLFINLVPVTAFAVQAVRGHRPTAWEITGVCVVLASLAASNAYSRGRARRAARAAAPAPARRTMAGHR from the coding sequence ATGGCAGCGTCACGCACTGCCGTCGGCGTCGCCTGCGGCGTCACCACCGGTCTGGTGTGGGGTGGCATGTTCACCATCACCAAGTCGGCCTACGGGCATGTCGACCCCTATCATCTGGCCGCCGCCCGCTTCGTGATCGCCGCCGCCGTGTTCGCGGTGATCCTGTGGGTCCGGGAAGGCCGGACCGCGTTCCGGCTGGAGGGACGCGCCCTGCGGCTGTGGGGGCTGGCCACGGTGGGGTTCGCCGGCTTCAACCTGTGCACGTACGTGGGTCTGCAGTCGATTCCCGCGCAGAGTTCGGCCCTGGTCATGGCGACGATGCCGCTGGTCACCGTGCTGGTGATGTGGGGGCGGACCCGTAAGGCGCCACCGGCGGTGACGCTGCTGCTCGTGCTGTGCGCGCTGCTCGGTGTGGCCCTGGTTCTCGGTGACGGCAACCCGGCCCGCGTGGTGACGGGTGGCGTGGGCTTCGGCGGACTGCTCACGCTGTTCGGCGTGGCCGGGTGGGTCTTCTACACCACGGGCGCGGCCGGCTTCGCCTCCTGGTCGCCGCTGCGCTATACGACGCTGAGCTGTCTGCTGGGCACGGCGAGCATCGTCGTCATCACCGCGGTGTGTGATGTGACGGGTGCCATCGGGCGCCCCTCACCCTCCGACTACGTCGCGGTGTGGCCCCAGTTGGGCTATGTGGTGTTCGCCGCGACCACGGTCGCCACGCTGACCTGGAACATGGCGTTCCGCTCGCTCGGTCCCTCCAACGGCGTGCTGTTCATCAACCTGGTCCCGGTGACGGCCTTCGCCGTCCAGGCCGTCCGGGGGCACCGCCCCACGGCCTGGGAGATCACCGGGGTGTGCGTGGTGCTGGCCTCGCTGGCCGCGTCGAACGCCTACAGCCGGGGCCGCGCCCGGCGCGCCGCGCGGGCGGCGGCGCCGGCCCCCGCGCGGCGCACGATGGCCGGCCACCGCTGA